In the Staphylococcus sp. IVB6240 genome, one interval contains:
- a CDS encoding ribosomal L7Ae/L30e/S12e/Gadd45 family protein gives MSNEKVTRLDNETYVVGLKQTLKALKRQQVKELIIGEDVNIHLLARVLSFANQNTIPITFFPSRKRLGEHVGIKVKATVVALLK, from the coding sequence ATGTCTAATGAAAAAGTCACACGCTTAGATAATGAAACCTATGTTGTGGGTCTCAAGCAAACGCTTAAAGCGTTAAAGAGACAGCAAGTCAAGGAATTGATTATAGGTGAAGATGTTAATATTCATTTATTAGCACGCGTGTTAAGCTTTGCCAATCAAAATACGATACCTATTACGTTCTTTCCAAGCAGAAAACGACTTGGAGAACATGTTGGTATAAAGGTAAAAGCAACAGTTGTTGCATTACTGAAATGA
- the rpsL gene encoding 30S ribosomal protein S12: protein MPTINQLVRKPRQSKTKKSDSPALNRGFNSQKKQFTKLNSPQKRGVCTRVGTMTPKKPNSALRKYARVRLSNNIEINAYIPGIGHNLQEHSVVLVRGGRVKDLPGVRYHIVRGALDTSGVEGRMQSRSLYGTKKPKK from the coding sequence ATGCCTACTATTAACCAATTAGTACGTAAACCAAGACAGAGCAAAACTAAAAAATCAGACTCACCTGCTTTAAATAGAGGTTTCAACAGTCAGAAAAAACAATTCACTAAGTTAAATTCACCACAAAAACGTGGTGTATGTACACGTGTGGGTACAATGACACCTAAGAAACCAAACTCTGCGTTACGTAAATATGCGCGTGTGCGTTTATCAAACAACATTGAAATCAACGCATACATTCCTGGTATCGGACACAACTTACAAGAACACAGTGTTGTACTTGTTCGTGGTGGACGTGTAAAAGACTTACCTGGTGTGCGTTACCATATCGTACGTGGTGCATTAGATACTTCAGGTGTTGAAGGTCGTATGCAAAGCCGTTCATTATACGGTACTAAAAAACCTAAAAAATAA